The DNA sequence aagaaccctaaaacctagagagaggagagagcctctctctctagaaaactacatctaaaacctaaaattatgtgaatgaatgaatgtgattttcccactctgcagcctctaatatgtgtttttcgagcttgaaactgggccaaaaacagcctagaaatcgcccgCAGCGATTTCTGATACCTACAGCACGTGGTTCGgttacgtgtacgcgtcgcttgtctgccgcactatccatgcgtacgcgtcatccacgcatacgTGTCGCCTAACAGCAAGGtaactatgacaaattttatatcattttgatgtcccggatgttagctttccaacacaactggaaccgcctcatttggacctccgtagctcaagttatgatcaattaagtacgaagaggtcaggcttgacagcttaacaattccttcaatttcttgtattccttccacttttgcatgcttcctttccattctctaagccattcctgtcctataaaccttgaaaacactaaacacacatatcaaggcatcgaatggtaataagagaggattaaaattagcaaatttaaggccaatgaagcatgttttcaatcatagcacaaaattaggaaggaaaatgtaaaacatacgaattatatgaataagtatgagtttagtggataaaatccactcaattaagtacaaaatgtaccacgaaatagtggtgcatcaggtgcccctcgacttgcatctgaaaaacaaaaacatagtatggggtgagaactagaggtcctcagcatggtaaaggtgccacacatataagatataaggtcttggaaatgccagaggcaatcatAGAATGCCTACACTCAGATTATAACGCTTAAGGTATTAAACAGAgaccataaaaggtggttttctaagagtatctgagcctaacttaacttaatattaaatctaagtcccatactaccattcctccatacctccatctccgtcaacatttcacagacaaataaacagataaaggcaagcacaagaaggttacaaatactgtAGGTAACAAAtgtacatttaacatggcaagtacacttaggcacacccagttaacgcacaaacaagtaattcaagtaatatgcacttgatgcatgcctttcctaggctgatgagtctcatctgtcggttatcaagctaacccgacaagtccgatttgctaaacctttggactgtcccccgacgcgcatccccgtgagtctatgcatagctttttctcatatatatcaaatcgctcaatgggggtaccattcTCGAAAATTTATAAGTGCTCGGTCACCCTTACGttgtagggtcaatagagtatcgagtttttgacctggtacacgtggtggcaagccacagtACTTTACCCAAGGAATCTCATATCTCAGATCATTTGATTattcaagccaagtatcatacatgatcattcatttgattatcaagccaagtatcatacatgatcatcTATACCATTTCATAATCAATTTATCACTTTTCATCTTTACTTCACCTTTAAGTTATCAccatttcctaacttcatctgatTATTAGGTTTAAATCTATTATTTATGACTAAagaaatgaaaatagaggtttagaagtttgaaatagagtttaaaactcaaaaaaatcATGTTTGTTGAAAGAGGGGCCACGCGTacgaatgaaaatagaggtttagaagtttgaaatagaGTTTAAAACTCAGAAAAATCATGTTTGTTGAAAgaggggccacgcgtacgcgtgggagcgTAAAAAGGCAGCTCGTGCGCGCATCCCtttatcatgcgtacgcgtgaacatGCATGCTAGTCCATTACGCGTGCGCATAAGGCTACTCACGTTCGCACAGTTAAAAATTTCAtgccatgcgtatgcgtgggtcacgcatacgcgtgggcgtaCGTTTTCCAAAAAAACCTGATTCAGTTGAAAACTACAGAATTGCCTGTTTCCAAACCAAAATTTCTGTTGAGCATAATTtaatcattttaaatcgtttttcatccattattcgaacggcataaacatcatgaacccaattttcatttaaaacaagttaaaaataaattgagggtccggaagccaagttataacTCACTGAAGTTTGACCCAAAACCAAGTTTTGCAAAACTCCCCAAACCTCATTTTCATTTCAAAAGCTCCATTCTATTCACTACCAAACCTGCCAATTCAAcacaacatacccttcctcatcaacAAATTCATCAAATCACCACTAACCATCAAGCATCATCAACCATAAATTTACATCCTCAAATCTTTAATCAACAAACTTATCAATTCACCAATTAGTTAATAAACACCAAACCAAAACCAACTAGTTAACAAGATACTAAGCAATAATTATATACACatctagcctaaattttcacataacattatatattaaatgcaagaaacataaaccataccttggccggttTTCTCGTAGTGATTAAGGCAACTCACTAAACAAACACAGCCCCCCAAAAGTTCAATAAACACTAggctcagcttcctccaagttccaatatccacaatttcaagatccaattatttattcacaacctaatacacattcagaacacatatatacccaatttaatatcCAAAGCTCAAATTCAGTAAAATTAAAATGGAATTATGGTATTCTCACCTtatccaagcttcacataagcaagagtgaacattttcctcaagctaattggatcctaaatcATCATAGAGCAAATAAATTTAATACCTCCACTTAATTTAATGAAAATTGGAGAAGAAGAGGCTGAGAGTGAATAAGCAGGTTACCTATAAAATTGTTCTGATAGAAACGTAGAGTTCGACACGGTGGTCGCGTGaatgcaaacggtgcggcgatcggagctcggacggaggagATACGTGGGTTTGAGTTTACCGTAAAGGTTATGGAAAGCTTCTCTTCTCCTTTCCCCTACCCTGTTTTAGCGTTGTTTTCTGCTGAATTTGGGAAAATGAGAAGCTTGGGTTCACTTAAGTGCTAGGCCAGTGGGGCCCACAGACCCGatttgggcccggttcaaccggtcTGCTGATCCGTTCAATTCAATCTTAGGTCGAATTTCTTGAAATTAGTGTCGaaattctcgttttgatgagctctatcctaatttaatataatatttatatttctaatttttttattaaagattaatttattggctaattatttactaatttaacggggtttacaataataataataataataataataataataataataataataataataataataataataataataataataatattattattattattattattattattattattatatggacacaagattaattagttaaaaattaaattttaattattatattttagtttttactcatatttttattcattagttatttattttttatatttatagtaaatattgaatataaaaaagaaaaaaataatattgattgttatctattttatttatttagagtcataattaaatttgatgtaattgtagcaagtatctataattaataataatatgatactataactttaagttgtataataataaaaaagaacgtAGTAATTTATATCTGCTTCCTATAGAGCAacaattttgtatatatttatatatctcttcttttagttctttcctaaaaatattggcacataattaatgtagataacatatatattgagcaagtatctccattgaattaatcataaaggttaataaaagATAATGGCATAATTTTTACCTAATTATAACAAGTATCTCCATTAAAAATATTTGCTAATTATTACCGTGTAcaatgagtgtgtgtgtgtgtgtgtgtatatataaggAGTAATAGTGAGTGTAACAATTATTTATCGTCTAGAAAATTCGTACCTGAGACATAGTtctttttctgtttattattttgcATACCTAATAGCCTACGATTCTATCAACAGTATTATCTAtggtagattatgtaatgaaaaagtttgGAAAATAAAGGCAAGAGTAACGAATAAAGATGGTCTGCGAATGCTGTTGCAAGATCACGGACAATTGGAAGATAATTGCACGATGAATGTggtatatagagaagtttttgagaACTTATAATGAAAAGGTAATAACGAAAtctcttaattaattttattaatttattaaaatttttactatcaatttaaaaaattgacaaattCTAGGTGCTAATGGGTAATGCATTCTTACTATACATTTATAGCTTGAGAATATTAGAATTATCATAAAAATCCGTATTATTGTATTCTCTTgataaacaattttataattactttaatcatataattttgtatactaacattgatatagtATTGTTTCAAGTATATATTTTGCAGGCATCAAAGGATAGTGTTGAGTTGTTATTTAgtgggtttaaattatttattgtttattggaGAACTTtctgcattagaattctctaataatttgttgttcattttcagctgattttgatatgttcttacacATATAACAATTTGTTGGTGGATTTAggtattactagattatttatggttACATttagtatatatgtctgatttattgaaaaaaatagattactaaaatcggttaataactattttagagttaatacaattaacactaaattaagaaaaaataaataatgcataACTCATTACTTTTTAttagtcaaattaattttaacaaaataacttaaaattataattttaattttgtcacgtgcatggcacgggtaatATTCTTTATTTGGATATGAGAGTCATTTGGTGtccaatttatttttctaaaatattctttattttgtaatttataaaataaaatattttgtcacTTACTATCTTAGATAATTTcaattttagtattatattttataaattattgaatTAATAGATATGTCAATGCTTATTAATACACTAGTTGAAGAAAATTAAAGGTAAACAAATTTTAGTTGAAGAAAATTTTagtcaaaaaatataattttttaattattttatataatttaatgaataagtatatttattatttaaatacgatgttatgttaataaaaaataaaattatccactataaaatttaaattcatttgATAAATATTtcaaacaataaaattttattttgtaattttattaatttatttcaaatactgaaacttaattttaattgaaatttatttctaatgaaattcaattcaattccatAAAAGTAAAAGTTTTCAATCAGGCTGTTAGAATTAGCAATTGACTTGAACATAATGTATCAAAATAGAACCTTAAACATGGTTTGCATATAACAATGTTTTTTTTTCACATTGTTCTGTTTCAGATATATTTAAGATATTTTACTCATTCAACACTCATTCAATAGCATGttcaattaaaaaatactttatactttatttatgtaattatgtATAGGATTTCCATGTCttataaaaaattgtaattagTGTATATGCATATCTCATATTATGCTGCTTTAGTATCTCTTGGTTCACCACTCACCACGGGCCTTCAGTCTCTTTCTCGTCACTCTTTCACTTAAGTTTAAGCTCTCTCACCTTTTTCACGGATGGTGTTGTCGCACTCAAACTCTCTCGTCTTCGGTTTCGCTCACTCACTCACTGTCTCGCACTCAAGTTCGTCATTGGGCTATGTATTATCAGTCCTTGGCAACAGAAGCAGATAGAACTAATATCTGGTCCCTTATTGGTTGGTGGTTGTTGTCGGCTTCTTGCTTCGACCATCAGTTGGTTAGCTTCCTTCACCGTCGGTTGGTCTTGAACAGGTGAGTTCCAACAAATTATCatgttctttcttttttatttttgttactgtAAATCATCACTacatcttgaatttgttgttaaaAATATCACTGagctaatttttttctctttgctAAAAATCATCACTTCTTGTTGATTATCATTACTGGTGGTTATTTTTGAAATAATGACTTAGCTAAATATTTTGTTGTTGTAAATCatatttagaattaaagtttTTGTTGCTAAAAATTATCATAAATaaatttgttgttgaaaattaTCAATAAGCTGAATTTGTTGCCGTAATAATTCTTAGTATTGATTGATTTAATTCTTAGTAATGATGAATCGAGTAACAATGCTATGGAAAATATAGATGCAaatcaaaatgagaaaaatgttAGTCAAGGTTTAAATTTGTCTTATGAAGATATAGATAACGACTTTGAAATCACtccttaaatttaatttattgattgtGTTATCTTGTGCTCTCTCatattcatttaaattaaaaaaatattttgtattatctcTTTTTGTATCATTAATTATGTCTAAAAATTAATacgtaattattattaatatatttgtgaagatatatattttattttattttataattttatatttttatttaattacaacTAAGTCAATCAGATAAACTAATAATCCATCAATTAAATTAGTAATCTATTGATCCAATTGTATGACCAAATCAATATGAGTCAACCAGAACAAAATTTGATCAAATACAAAGATAAGACTTGAACAAATGCAAAACTCATGACCAACTCTATGATTTGCTCTATATATTTGTCACCACTCCTATCCTTTGTCACACACTTCTAATAGCGAATTGTAGCTACTTCAAGCTATAACTGATCTCTGATTTCCAATCATGCCTATCGTGAAGCAAATTCTTAACTAAACAACTTAGCAAAGCATGCATTCTCATAGCCTTACATGCCTTTCTATTTACTCCCTTTATGTTTTTCAACTTAATATTTAAACCATATACATAACACTCTAGTATAATAGTTAAGCAGTGCAGTACCCAAAGCTTACACAGTGTTCCCACCAAAAACACCCAATTCTAAAGTTTCGGAGGTAACTCCACAATGAATAGTGTTCTCTTTATTAGGATGAAAAtgcaatccctaaatcctacgcGTTGACTTATGCATAAAGATCCTCCAAAAAATTGTCCACCACCAGAGTTATCAACCCAAAAAAACAATTGCCGTCTTTTTCTCAGGGCTGGTCGTGAAGGTAACGTCCCAGTGGACGAGGTAGCTACAATGTTCCCTCTAAAAGAAGTGCAGAGATGACGGCTTCATTGGTCTAAGGTCTTGGCAAAACTGAATTCCAGATACAAGTAGCATATCTTCCCGTCCATGTGAAAGGATATGCGGTTACTAAAGGAATGGATTTGGGACATTCCACTTTGGCGCTCACCGGAACTCTTTAAATATCCCAGGTTTTCCCGCTCATTCCATTCATTGATCGGGAAACAACTCTATATAAATATTAGAATGGTACAGGTTACATGAGAAATATAAATCTATTGTTAATTATACTGGTAGAACTTTTGGTTGAAGCAGATTTAGGGTGCAAAGAATGGCTGCAAAAATAGACTTGATCAGAAGCATCAATCCAACCAAGCTGGCTTGGTCGTTGGTCATGGGGTTGCCCGATTGTATGAGTTTCCCAGCCAGTGGAACCAGAATGAAGTGTTTAGCTTGGAGATGGTTTTGCAAGATGAGTAGGTATTGGGTGGGAGTTTGTTATCTGTTGCATCCTCTTCTTTAATGCCTTTCTAACAAGTTTTATTTTCTTGGGTTTCAAAATGTTTTGTAGGGTGATAGAATTCATGCAACGATATATAAGCCTGACTTGGATTTATTCAAGGAGAGGATAAAAAAGCATGCCATGTATAGTATGCTGGaattttattgtgaaaattaaCAATGGGAAGGTAAGGACAACTGCTCATAAGTACAAGCTTAGCTTCTATACAAAGacagaggtggaagtccttccaATCGAGACTTTCGCTTTTAACCCATTCAAATTTCGCCCCTTTGCTGAGCTTGAGGCAAATGCTCTAATGGATGGGAATTTGTTGTTTGGTACGTTACATCAGCATACTTCTTATTTTATTGAGATATGATCATGGATTTTATTACAGGTTTAGATTTAAATGGCATTACTGTGACATGCAGATTACATAGGAGAGGTTGTTGGAAAGGAAGAGGCTATGGGGATGATTACATGCACGGGTAAAGAAAGCAAGCGTATTGCACTAGAGTTGGAAGACCTAAAATAATATTtacttttttctctctcctttcagTTGTacattttgtttgtgttttgcagTCATTTAATTCAAGCATATGCTGGATATTAAGTGTCGAAAAATATTGTTAGAGTTGTATTATGCCTTTTGTTCCAGGAAGCACAAGATTAAATGTACATTGTTTGGAGAATTGGTGGACCAAGTGCTTCCACACCTCGAGCGAGATGATGGGGAGCCTTTCATAATGGTTGTTCAGCTCTTTAAGTCAAATGTATACTTAAGTTCTGTGAATGTTCAAAGCACTTACTATGTCTCCAAATGTTACTTCAATCCAAACCTTCCCAAAGTTATTGACTTCAAAAAAAGGTGTGTCTCTGGAGTGCCCAAATTACTGCTCTGTTATGAGTAcataaaatataacttaaaaaccATATTAACTTTTATGAGTCTTTTTGGACTTTCTACAAATTGGCAGAGGAGGTTGTGCCCTGTTCGCAACGGATAACTCCTATTCAATCGCAGCCTCAATACTCTGTGGCAGATGAAATCAATGCAAGCATTGTCCCAATACGCACCATAGAGGGGGTTCTTAATATGACACAGGTGAGATTTGTAATTGATCACTTAAGCCGATAAAGTTTTGTTACTGATTTCGAAATATTTTTTTAGGAAACCTCTTGCTGGATTGTGGGAAACATTGTGTCTTTAGAGGTCGGTAAAGATGACTGGTCCTATACGTCGTGTAAGACATGTCCAAAGAAAGTTCTAGAGAGCAAAGATAGATACTGATTTGATCATTGTAGGCGTGTCGGCTTCAAGGCTATGCTAAGGTTAGTTGTTTTGTGTCCAGTATTTGTTTGCTTTTTTTAGGTTCAGCTTGATATCTGAATTATGAAATTCAGTGTAGTTGCATATGGCCATGTTTTTATTGTTATCAGTCATGTGCTACTGATATGTTATTCCAGGTATAGGCTGCAAGTAATCGTGACTGATGGAAGTGGTTGTATGAAGCTCCTTCTATGGAACAAAGAAGCAGAGCAAATGGTGCAAAAGGTTGCGGAGAAAATTAAGGAGTTATCTATAAGTCTAATTGATGGGAGTTTAAAATACTTTGCTTCTGTATTGTATGTTTTCTGGAATGATAACAAAATTATTATGTGCATGTAAAGAAGTGGGAAAAAGGAGAGTCGTATCCTAAGTCCTTGGATACTATTGTTGACAAAAGGTTCTTATTCAAACTCAATATCACCTATAAGAATATCAATGCTGTTGAAGTGGTATACAGCGTTTTAAATATTTCAGATGATGAGTATCTCATGTCCATTTTTGGTTTTGCCAATTCTTCTTTCAATGCTTCTGTAAGTATAGCATGTTGCGATTGGAACTAGAACTGAGTTGTGTTGAACAATTTATTGTTCAAACTAACATCTAGCCTTCAAATGATCTTGGTTCCTGCAGTGCTCTCAACATGTACCTAATACCTCTACAACTGAAACAGGTGATAATAGCAATGGACATGAGGCAATTTCTCTGTCCAACGTAAGaagttattgtattttttttattgttatccaCCTTATATAGAGATGATTGGGCCTGATCAAGAGGTCACTCATGTTTTACTTGCTAATTCTCGAGTTTTCGTGAACAATAGGATTCAGCAGTTGAGAGCAACTGTGATAGCTCCTATGAGACTACAGCCAAGAGGTCCTCTCCTGATATAGGTGATGGCTCAACAGCAGAAGCAGTTGTGTCTGTAGATGTGCAAGCATCAACTAACAAGACTTTTAAGAGGAATTGTGGAAAAAAGGTTGGATTGAAAACTTTTGATGTTAGTTATAGTGTTGGTGTGTTTAAAAAGCTGTGATAAGACAAATATTTTCTTAGCATTCTAGCTTAGTATATGTAGTAACTGTAATTTGGTAGTGATTTATGTATTTATCATGGTTAATTAGTTTGCTTTTTTAACTGGCAGATACTATAGTTGTCAAAGCCTTTAAACCTTACAagtaaaattttctattttactATGTGCCAGAAAATTCCTTGCACTTATTGCTCATTAACATGAATGCAATATTACTTGATTCAAAGGATGCCTAACTCATCCATCATAACTAAACCAGTTCTTGCAGAAACTTTTTGCCATACAGTAAagttttttatcttttgaaactaaattaaaataattatttgatgttatcttaaaatttaattttagatatttaattaattttttatattcttttttttagtaCTCTTAGTACTCTTTAGTACTTTAATAGAAAAcaccaaaaaaatatattctatataaaaaagaaataaaaataacagtAATAAGTGtcttataaacaaaaaaaattgaagttttaaaaaaattaataatatgcaTAAGAGAGTATTGaagaaaaaatgtaaaaaaaaaaaaaacaacaaatacATGAATAATGAATGAAACAATTATTACGTAGCACATTATACTCTCATCATGCATATTATATAATAATCTCCTTCGGACAATACATATAAGTAATGCTATATGAATTTCCATTtagtgtattattgttatatacaTTAAACGATATATACTATGTTGCTATTTATAGTACCTCAACTAAGTCAATTAGACCACTCTTCTACATAACCAACAGCTTTATACATTCCTTCAATTTATTAGGTGGCTCAATTTCATATGATAAAAAACTCTTTAAACAAATGCCCTGGACATAATAATACAGAGTTAATTAAATATACTTCAAATTAAGATTTAGAGTtttcattgtggttttgttgtTTAATTTAAACTCAAACCTTTCACAATTAGTCTAGCTGAATTGAGCAGCATGGTGCTTCAATCAATTACTGATGCAACATCAGTTAAATATATTGGAATGAAATGAAGAACTCAAACCTCTACCAAATTGTATCCTATTTCGGTTGCTTCATTTATGGCATTCTAATTACACAGATAATTATCTATATATCTTATacttagatttttaaaattttacctcATAATGTGTTGTCAT is a window from the Arachis hypogaea cultivar Tifrunner chromosome 17, arahy.Tifrunner.gnm2.J5K5, whole genome shotgun sequence genome containing:
- the LOC140173124 gene encoding uncharacterized protein, producing MYYQSLATEADRTNIWSLIGWWLLSASCFDHQLVSFLHRRLVLNSNDESSNNAMENIDANQNEKNVRTTAHKYKLSFYTKTEVEVLPIETFAFNPFKFRPFAELEANALMDGNLLFGLDLNGITVTCRLHRRGCWKGRGYGDDYMHGKHKIKCTLFGELVDQVLPHLERDDGEPFIMVVQLFKSNVYLSSVNVQSTYYVSKCYFNPNLPKVIDFKKRYRLQVIVTDGSGCMKLLLWNKEAEQMVQKVAEKIKELSISLIDGSLKYFASVLYVFWNDNKIIMCM
- the LOC112762978 gene encoding uncharacterized protein, producing the protein MSIFGFANSSFNASCSQHVPNTSTTETGDNSNGHEAISLSNDSAVESNCDSSYETTAKRSSPDIGDGSTAEAVVSVDVQASTNKTFKRNCGKKVGLKTFDVSYSVGVFKKL